The Littorina saxatilis isolate snail1 unplaced genomic scaffold, US_GU_Lsax_2.0 scaffold_1295, whole genome shotgun sequence nucleotide sequence TAAGATTTGGAGGACCACTTGCATATTTGGTTTACATGTACTGTGAAATATTTTTCAAGCAAACAAAAtcgtcactttttgtgtgttgatCAAAATCGACATGAAACTGAAAAACATGGTGTTCAGCATGACGAGGTATTACTGATTTAAGTGTTGTTTAGAACGGTCGGTACTATGTAGACAGAAACTGAATAAGGTAAATAAGAATGCTTATTACCTGCACGTGCAGAGTCCGTTACATGCGAGACCTCTGGAACTGTAGTGGTGGGCGAGCCTGCCCATCTGACATGTGATTACCACCTTGACTTGAACAGAAGGAGGCAAAACTTCTACATTTACAGGTTCCAGAACGATGACACCGAACCAGGTATGATTCtatttgttttgacattgaataTTTCCTTCGGTTTGGTTATTATGTTTGCAGTGCGCAAGTTGTGCGACAAAGGTGCACACCATTCCTTTGTTTTACTGAAAGTGTTAGAAAGAACACAACAAAAGAAAGGTTTTGAACATACAACTAAGCTTTACTATACTTTACTTTTATTTacaactaaactaaactaaactaaactaaactaaactaaactaaactaaactaaactaaactaaactaaactaaactaaacgaAACTTAACAGAACAAATCTAGACTATTTTAAAGGAATATATGCTTATATATCACAAGTTgctctttggataaaaaaaacactaagAAAACAATGTAGACCTGTACATCTGTTGACTTGCTGACGGCCTTATTATAAGTGCACAATATTGCTTTTATTATTTGCAGTCATCATCACATTGTGCACCTGGGATGGCGATGCTGTTAACTGCGACGTTGACAACGATTATGCCATGACAACGGCAGTTACCAGAAATCTGGTGACCCTGGAGATCCAATCAGCAAATTCGATTCACGCTGGAACATATATCTGCAAGACCTTGCCTCCAGACCAATCACTGCCCAGTAGCGCTTGTTCTTTGATCGTACTGAGTAAGTTCAGTAGTTGTTTTTGTACTGCTCCTGTCTGGGGTTTTAAAGTCTCTGGTTTCTTTGTGTTATGCGCCTGAATAACATTTTGTCAGAATGAACCGTATTTCAAAAGCAACGATTTAAACTGCACCAAATCAACCATGTTGAATCCGTTACGGTCTCAATCGTTGAAATCAAGTGTAATTAACTCAATCACTtgcatttattcattcattcatttattcatgtGTTCAATATTTTCTTGTTTATGCAATTGGTTCTGTTTGTATTATTTGCTTATTTATTGATTTGCTGATAGATTGATCACGTAGTTTATTAATaagttttgattgattgactatttATTGATTGACTCAGTGTGTATGCATTGATCGAATTATGCATGTACCTGTCTatctatttatgtatttatttattattcattgaTTATTTATGTCTATAATTctgtatttctttttgtttttatttgtatatTCAGTTATCAACTCATGTattcatttatctatttatGTATTAATTAATCCGTGTATTTTATTATCTTTTTTTCTTATTCATTGactgttatgtgtgtgtttatttgtttttgatagGTGCAGGAAAAGGTGGGACAGAATTTGAATGGCCTGTTGTACCCACTCCATATATCGTTCTTGCATGTGTGGTGGCAGTACTTCTGGTGGTGGCTTCAGCGCTGCTGTGAGTACAGTGGGTTTTGTGTTATTGATTAGAAGAAAACCATACTCATTTGCTTTGAATATTGCAATGAATTTGAACATATCAGGAAATACATCATTTTTATGAAGGCATGCATAGCTTACTAAAAATATGAACTGATTTCTGGTAATATGGCTTGAACCCAGTCATAAATGCGCTTAGTCAAGATGTATATCTCAAACAAAAAGTATTTACTGCCAATTTGGCAAAACTGCCTAATAAATATTACAATGGTTACCTTTATGTATGCAGAAACAACACTGGCATGTTAGTAAATGCAAGTATTAATTAATACAGTTCTTGGTTCCGAATATATATCCAGATAATTAAGTTCAAAGGAAATGGAAAACCAACAATCATACAGTTACTTAGCGTATTTCTTGTATCTGTCTGTTCAAAATGCCGACCGTTTCAAATCTTTGCAGGATACGAAACCACAGCATTGCGGCTCAGAGCTGGATCTGTGCTTGTAAACGTGAGCCTCGGTACAGCATCCTCAAAGACCAGTCCAAAGCTTCCCACAAGAATATCTTTGTTGTTCAATCAAAGATCCCTTTCTACAGAATtgaaactgaaaaataaaacCTGAGTTATTGAAAGACGATGTACAGCCATAGAGAATGTGACGTAGTGTAGATAGTGCATGCATGGTCAAGAATAGATTTATTAGAAACACATGTATCCGTTACAAGGTATCCTACATCTGTACAGACAGTAGTTGTTAAAAAACACCAGAAagaaatgttgttttattttgttttggatTTTGACTTTCTGCGCCCAAATATCCTATTGGTTATGGTGCGATCTTCAGGACAGAAATAAGCAACTGTAGAACAATACAATTGGGCAAGGACCTAGCAACACGTGCCGTGGCAAGGGAAGTAATAACGCTCTCAGTAGCTTATATCTTTGCTCAACTCATTGTCTGTTATGCTTTAGTACCTTAACTGTAACACCAAATACTTAGTAACATGATTTAGATTGTTACAACATAGAAATACAAATGTCATGCATTCAGTAGATCACAACTCTCTCGCTGCACAGAGAGATAACTTTTGGCAAGGGGGACATTTTCAAAGGAAAATGCAAGGGGTCTAGAAGACAATTGTTGTCAACCACATGCAGACAGCTGAAACACACATTGCTTTTGTTCCATTGCTGATGGGCGAACATGCGCTCATGCATGACTGTGTGAGCGTGCACacgtatgtgagtgtgtgtatgtgcatgcgttcgtgtgtgggtatgtgtgcgtgtctgtgtgtgtgtgtgtgtgtgtgtgtgtgtgtgtgtgtgtgtgtttacaaaatctttgtgtgtgtgtgtgtgtgtgtgtgtgtgtgtgcgtgtgtgtgtgtgggtgggtgtgtttgcgaaagctgtgtttgtgtgtttatgaaaGCTCTTGAGCAAATCATTGACTGTTTGTATTGATGGAGACGTTGGTACGCTGTCCATGCATTGCTCTTTTACTTTtaatacacacgcatacattttcaggggttgtgtgtttgttcgttgtcgttgtggatattgttattgttgttgttcttgttgttgttgtttggtatTGTTGTCTAACTGATTGCTCAATGCTATCTTGTTCAGATTTGTTTTCAATAAACAATCATTCGTTGGTCTCTTATATCTGTAAAACAATTAACTGCTGTGAATAAAGCTCGGACGTGTGTGAAATGCATTCGAGTAATAAACCTATTTTACAAATAACTCTTTCTTCTTTGCTGTATGTATGCAAATGAATGGACGTGTATGATGTTTGCTTTGGCCTATGCCTTGTgtacagatgtgtgtgtgtgtgtgtgtgtgtgtgtgtgtgtatgttgttgttgttgacttgtgtttgtgagtatgtgtgtgtgtgtgtgtgtgtgtgtgtgtgtgtgtgtgtatgtaacacatttaacatttcataaagatcggtctagtagtttactctgaatcgctctacacacagacaaacacacacacacagacacacacacacacacacacacacatacatacacatacatacacatatatatgtgtgtgtgtgtgtgtgtgtgtgtgtgtgtgtgtgtgtgtgtgtgtgtgtgtgtgtgtgtgtgtgtgtgtgtgtgtgaatacgaatacgaatacgaatataTACGAATATATacgaatatgtgtgtgtgtgtatgtgtgtgtgtgtgtgtgagtgcgcgcgcatatgtgtgcgcatatgtgtgcgcatgtgtgtctatgtgtgttgcTGTGTTTGCTGAAGTACCTGTCTCCATTATTTCATAGAACATACATTAAGCgaatgttgttgtcgttgttactCAGCAACTAACCCAACAAAAAAGGCCATTCACGCATGGCCCATACAGACCGTGTAGTGTAACCACAACTTTGACGTACTTCAACTCGGCAAATTGCCTATTTTGATAACACATCTAACGGGTCATATCTATCCTCTGTGAGAATTaagtgtgtaaaaaaattcattaTGTTCAGACTTCGATGGTTCCTGATTCTGGCGGTCTACAGCATGTTACTCGAATCCTAAAATATAGATAATTCAGAGAAAGGAAAGCACGATTAGTGCTGAGAAAACACTTACAAGATGATTGACAGTTGGCAAGATGCTTATTTCAATGGAGAAATACCAGAAACCGTCTgaggtttttttaaatctgtttcgGTTATCACACACGGCATATACTCATGGTGGACGTTTGGGCCTGACTGAATGTTTTGTATCTCTGAAATGTATAGAAAAAATAAATGATCAAAAATACATTTAAATGAATCTCTAAGGGCAGTTTTCTTTTCTGAAAGGTCCTACTTGGTCGTTTGCCAATGTTAGTTTTCCCAGCGCTCCCACTACGCTTGCATATTCATTTGACTTTGACCTATAACCCACACACGTCCTGttggttttattacatttagtcaaatttgactaaatgttttaacatagaggaggaatcgagacgagggtcgtggtgtatgtgtgtgtgtgtgtgtgtgtgtgtgtgtgtgtgcgtgtgtgtgtgtgtgtgtgtgtgtgtgtgtgtgtgtgtgtgtatgtgtgtgtgtgtgtgtttgtgtgtgtctgtctgtgtgtgtgtgtgtgtgtgtctgtgtgtagagcgatttagagtaaactactagaccgatctttatgaaatgttacataagatttcctgggaatgatataccCAGacttttttctcactttttcgataaatgtctttaatgacgtcatatccggctttttgtaaaagttgaggcagcactgtcacaccctcatattTTAATGAAATTGATttacattttggccaagcaatcttcgacaaaggccggactttggtattgcatttcagcttggaggctcacaaattaattgatgactttggtcattaaaaatctgaaaattgtacttaacaatccaaaaacaatgttatcttatttttcatcattttctgattccaaaaacatataaatatcttatatttggattaaaaacaagtgctgaaaattaaaaatattaagATTAtgcttaaaattaaatttccgaaatcgatttaaaaacaatgtcatcttattccttgtcggttcctgattccaaaaacatatacatatgatatgtttgtattaaaaacaagctcagaaagttaaaaataatatagatacagaaaagcgtgctattctgctcagcgaaaccactaccgcgccattctggattgtcaatgtcactgcctttgccacaagcggtggactgacgatgctacgagtataccggTATACcggtatacggtcttgctgaaaaaatgcagtgcgttcagttgcattctgtgtgttcgacagcttgacttaaatgttgtattttctcCTTACGCGACTTGACATGTATTATTAGCTATGTTCCAAGTACATTCATAAAGCCACCAATCAGTGCGTAAGATATCAACGATGAAAACATGCTTTTAGAGTGATCATAAGTTTTGAGAGTTCTGATCTCCTCTTTGTCATCGATCTATTGATCCAAGCAAAATGCATTGATAAGTACTCGCCAAGTAAAGCCAATATACGGGACAACAGGTTCGACTTCTTAGAACAGAAACTTCAACGCAAAGAAATGGAGGGGGAGAGAAATGCGCGCAGTTAAGATGacagttgactgtgtctgatCGACAAAACACTGCTGTTTAAGGGGTATATGACTAGACGAAACTGCTTCTACTGTATATTCAAAGTGCGTGCACTTACACACCAACTTCGTATTGAACTTGAGTGGTTTCTGTCTACTGCCAAGACCTATTAAATTCAACACTGCCATAAGAATCGTGTGCTTACTTATTTGTGTTCACATATTCCTTTCATATATACTATGCTGCCTCTTTAAATTTAAATGACGTACTTGGCAGATCACCAAACGGTGTAATTAAAACTGCTCACCAATAAATGCGTGAACATATTTGGCATGGACTCGGTGACTCGACccgaaattgtgtgtgtgtgtgtgtgtgtgtgtgtgtgtgtgtgtgtgtgtgtgtgtgtgtatgtgtgtgtgtgtgtgtgtacgtgtgtgttctgcctgtctgccttaATGTCTgcatggtgtgtgtatgtgttgtgtgtgtgcgtgtgtgtgtgtgtgtgtgtgtgtgcatgtgtgtgtgtgtgtgtgtgtgtctgtctcagtctctttctgtatgtatgcctgtctgcctgtctgtctgcctgtctgtctgtctgtctgtctgtctctctctctctctctctctctctctctctctctctctctctctctctctctctctctctctctctctctctctctcgtgtcttTGAACAGAATAATCGGCACGCATGCAGACGAAGAGTGAGGCAAACGGAAAAAATATAGTGTGGCCCTTCTttcattatttttaattttaatgtttataCGTTCCTGATTTGCGCAGATAGGAACGCGACATTTAACCTCCCATGCAAATATATTTCGTCAAATGACCAATAGGAAACCGCTGAAGGCATTACAAAATGAATGCATTTACACTGACACGATAACAAACACTACTCATTCATGCTTAAAGCTCTGGTTAAATCAGGCCAGATTATGTCTGGCTCGATATTTACCTCGTCAAAAAAATCCCGTTCTCCAGTTAGCAAATACATTATAAACGAAAGCACTACAACATGAATGCATTTGAATACATATCTACTGTCACAACTTCTAACATCACTGATGACCTTAGATTTGGCACTTGGTGAGTCTAGTCAGATTCTTGTTGAACATTGGCAGTTCTCCAAGTTGCACAATTCTTTCTCATTTAAACCTACATTATGCTGCGATGTCAATGGTGCCTTTGACCGTTTTAGTTACACGTATATCGTTCTGCAAAAACACGTCATCTGTGTGGAGCTGTCTGTaagcaccaccccccccccccctcctgaaaaataaacaaaaaacaatacaagtcgcgtaaggcgaaattactacatttagtcaagctgtggaactcacagaatgaaactgaacgcactgcatttttttacaatgaccgtagtccgccgcttgtgcaaaacggagtaaaactgacgagcctgtttagcccggtagtggtttcgctgtgctgcatagcacgcttttctgtgcctctcttcgttttaactttctgagcgtgtttttaatccaaacatatcatatctatatgtttttggaatcaggaaccgacaaggaataagatgaaattgtttttaaatcgatttcggaaatttaatgttgatcataatttttatatttttaattttcagagattgtttttaatccaaatataacatatgtatatgtttttggaatcagaaaatgacgaagaataagatgaaattgtttttggatcgtttaataaaaaaaaattttaattataagtttccgatttttaatgaccaaacttactcattagtttttaagccaccaagctgtaatgcaataccaaaccccggccttcgtcgaacattgctttgccaaaatttaaaacaatttaattgaaaaatgagggtgtgacagtgccgcctcaacttttacaaaaagccggatatgacgtcatcaaatgtatttatcgaacaaaaaaaaaaagttccggggatatcatacccaggaactttcatgtcaaatttcataaagatcggtccagtagtttagtctgaatcgctctacacacacacacacacacacacacacacacacacacacacagacagacacacacacacacacacacacacaaacacacacaccacgaccctcgtctcgattcccccctctatgttaaaacatttagtcaaaacttgactaaatgtaacaaaaaccgCAGCAAATGTAcgaatgaataaagaaatcaTAAACCGAC carries:
- the LOC138954820 gene encoding uncharacterized protein; this encodes MMTTQFRTLVGLVLLQSAMSMRPPITCETPDIVNEGAATVLTCNYNHDLRIAKQDFYVYKVQHDSTEPVIVTLCKWDDNAWSCDTDDNYKVETAAISNQVTVEIPSAKPSLSGTYFCKTLPVDTNSTHRGCNLTVKESVTCETSGTVVVGEPAHLTCDYHLDLNRRRQNFYIYRFQNDDTEPVIITLCTWDGDAVNCDVDNDYAMTTAVTRNLVTLEIQSANSIHAGTYICKTLPPDQSLPSSACSLIVLSAGKGGTEFEWPVVPTPYIVLACVVAVLLVVASALLIRNHSIAAQSWICACKREPRYSILKDQSKASHKNIFVVQSKIPFYRIETEK